Proteins encoded together in one Bactrocera neohumeralis isolate Rockhampton chromosome 4, APGP_CSIRO_Bneo_wtdbg2-racon-allhic-juicebox.fasta_v2, whole genome shotgun sequence window:
- the LOC126755503 gene encoding centrosomin isoform X3, translating to MSDNMRVNVSKERADAEMANAAAAAGSHPDVDEEISVIQNMTSFLLEHGGAEVDSKVLRTIAEALSKRLNDTSPSTLKDVTMEHSYGVGFPCVSLQGHGTTSPPVQGRSVREFEEQMASLRKENFNLKLRLYFLEESVPGYHQANAEGHESLMKQLIETKVEIEILRKELEQKQELLKEAAQAMNHMEEIQKETESKGQAFIEELKQKIQFLEIRELEGMVTQSESKIMAMQTQNNKFEELLAKRDETIKEYEEKVKELAFQNAELLEMMENKEKDMANIERDLKEKKIALADKLCELDDAQQELVKLRKSYDTACRTLQQLLQREKQQQQDGGNRALSDSEALQNHLQKCDHEHTIKNLEAEVKKKTAALQNLVNNELWQKNREIERLTKLVNANTTSPLSPTAARKNLESLQLQQSFTESDYAKALEHNKLLQRKVDVLNQRLISGRSNEALIEELRLEARTARAEADNAETCRVAYAKVFGALSDRLYELAGFLNSLMKHKEVLSFLSTDRRRAMRTAVDCSLDLSTSIRETLTTGDQSFEGLSNLSRLLLDDDEHDVVGLTNKTFNSHEQLRARHSFDVLRSENKALRKILDSRRSCGGTADYAKDAKDRRSLPPFLLDNLSESEAWSEPDRQVSMARIGLEEHGAAAANVSVKDTISKQAPATADTDSESESDALQQSRTTKLRNQERIAQLEKLIAQRDERILMVQFQLVEADNNLKKESLRAISLTQEVEQLRQRNEELITDLIAIGSEPSNTSNPTINSSVIQRQIDEKTRAVEQLQAERDRIAVEARLAEVQVGALKADIEDIKQKYEIQLKLASEKERQRLDTLKHELEELMQQRLKEQERIHKDTLTREWIARTTYEECKAQLTELQTQYIEAQRNIDYLTENEQELKESLITSEMEVRSLKKQLDESVLQASKFITERTKLYNEKLQVEKRLMDLQQQLSTAEIQHTTTAQRVKELEALQQTLNEQLAQAQLALAAKRLNASDASQSGYASDEVQKSSTKRESNSSPDLGIHSDTGRVSSVELSNLQRSLLKTVPMPSGGEKVTQEDVRYSKQDKSSMNALASKRPQHSSSSDLGIESDTGRTSSMDIKNESPTRTETDDSNTENKMSVANVNTSATATAGANAGTHPIHDCIKVEQENAELRRKLVQTKRAFEETYKKLHIANQRKETFQKEIKDQILKTKNVLKYARLHMAKVQQPNAPHHHETEAHEQETQHNQQQQKQHHHHQQQQQRNVTNDGGASTSKSISYRRGY from the exons CACGAGTCCGAGCACACTGAAGGATGTTACAATGGAGCATTCAT ATGGTGTTGGATTTCCCTGTGTCAGCCTACAGGGTCACGGCACGACCTCGCCGCCGGTGCAGGGTCGCTCCGTGCGCGAATTCGAAGAGCAAATGGCTTCGCTGCGCAAAGAGAATTTCAATTTGAAGCTGCGTTTATATTTTCTCGAGGAGAGTGTGCCCGGTTATCATCAAGCGAATGCCGAGGGTCATGAATCGCTTATGAAGCAGCTGATCGAAACAAAG gttgaaattgaaattttacgtAAGGAACTGGAGCAGAAACAGGAGTTATTAAAGGAAGCTGCGCAGGCTATGAATCACATGGAGGAGATACAGAAAGAAACTGAGTCAAAGGGGCAGGCTTTTATTGAGGAGCTCAAGCAGAAGATACAGTTTTTGGAG ATACGTGAGCTTGAGGGCATGGTCACACAGTCGGAGAGTAAAATAATGGCAATGCAAACACAGAACAACAAGTTCGAAGAGTTGCTTGCGAAGCGTGATGAGACAATCAAGGAATATGAGGAGAAAGTGAAGGAATTGGCTTTCCAAAATGCTGAACTCTTGGAGATGATGGAGAACAAGGAAAAGGATATGGCCAATATTGAG cgcGACTTGAAGGAAAAGAAGATCGCGTTGGCTGATAAATTGTGCGAGTTGGACGATGCGCAACAGGAGTTGGTGAAGCTGCGCAAAAGCTATGACACCGCCTGTCGTACGCTGCAACAGCTCTTGCAACGCgagaagcagcagcaacaagatGGCGGCAATCGTGCTTTGAGCGACTCGGAGGCCTTGCAAAATCACTTGCAGAAATGCGATCATGAGCATACGATCAAGAATCTTGAAGCCGAAGTCAAGAAGAAGACTGCAGCCTTGCAG AATCTCGTCAACAATGAACTTTGGCAAAAGAATCGTGAAATCGAACGTCTCACAAAGTTGGTCAATGCTAATACGACATCACCACTCTCACCAACAGCCGCCCGCAAGAATCTTGAGTCCCTCCAATTGCAGCAATCATTCACCGAAAGTGACTACGCCAAAGCGCTGGAGCACAACAAACTGCTGCAACGTAAAGTGGATGTGCTGAATCAGCGTTTGATCAGTGGACGTAGCAATGAAGCGCTGATCGAAGAATTGCGCTTGGAAGCGCGTACAGCACGTGCCGAAGCCGACAATGCAGAAACCTGTCGAGTCGCATATGCAAAAGTTTTCGGTGCGCTATCGGATCGTCTCTACGAGTTGGCCGGTTTCCTCAATTCGCTTATGAAGCACAAGGAGGTGTTGAGCTTCCTGTCAACGGATCGACGACGTGCCATGCGCACGGCTGTCGACTGCAGTCTCGATTTGTCGACGAGCATACGTGAGACGCTGACCACCGGCGATCAAAGCTTTGAAGGTTTAAGCAATTTATCGCGCCTGCTATTGGACGACGATGAACATGACGTTGTTGGACTCACCAATAAGACATTCAATTCGCACGAACAATTGCGTGCGCGTCACTCCTTCGATGTGCTGCGCTCGGAGAATAAGGCTTTGCGTAAGATATTGGATAGTCGCCGCAGTTGTGGCGGCACTGCGGACTATGCGAAGGATGCCAAAGACCGACGCTCATTGCCACCATTTTTGTTGGATAATCTGAGCGAATCGGAGGCCTGGTCCGAACCAGATCGTCAAGTATCGATGGCGCGCATCGGACTGGAGGAACACGGCGCTGCAGCGGCAAATGTCTCAGTGAAGGACACGATCAGCAAGCAAGCGCCTGCAACAGCCGACACTGACAGCGAGAGCGAAAGTGATGCCTTGCAGCAGAGCCGCACAACAAAATTGCGCAATCAGGAGCGTATTGCGCAGCTGGAGAAGTTGATTGCACAGCGTGATGAGCGCATCTTAATGGTGCAGTTTCAATTGGTCGAGGCTGACAACAATCTGAAGAAGGAATCTCTACGTGCCATATCGCTGACGCAAGAAGTCGAACAGTTGCGTCAACGCAATGAAGAATTAATCACCGATCTAATCGCGATCGGCAGTGAGCCATCCAATACTAGCAACCCTACCATCAACAGCTCGGTTATACAGCGGCAGATTGATGAAAAAACGCGCGCCGTCGAACAATTGCAAGCGGAGCGTGATCGTATCGCGGTGGAGGCGCGACTCGCCGAAGTGCAAGTGGGCGCGCTGAAGGCCGACATTGAAGACATCAAGCAGAAGTATGAAATACAATTGAAGTTGGCCAGCGAAAAAGAGCGTCAGCGCTTGGATACGCTCAAGCATGAATTGGAGGAGCTCATGCAACAGCGCCTGAAGGAGCAGGAGCGCATACACAAGGACACATTGACGCGTGAATGGATTGCACGCACCACTTACGAAGAGTGCAAAGCGCAATTAACCGAACTGCAAACACAATACATTGAGGCGCAACGCAACATCGACTACCTGACGGAAAACGAGCAAGAGCTCAAAGAATCGCTGATCACCAGCGAAATGGAAGTGCGCAGCCTGAAAAAGCAATTGGACGAAAGCGTGCTGCAAGCATCCAAATTTATTACCGAACGCACAAAACTATACAATGAGAAGTTGCAAGTAGAGAAACGTTTAATGGACTTACAACAACAGCTGAGCACAGCTGAAATACAACACACGACAACAGCACAGCGTGTCAAAGAGCTGGAAGCGCTGCAACAAACGCTGAACGAACAATTGGCGCAAGCGCAATTAGCCTTGGCAGCTAAACGCCTAAATGCCAGCGATGCATCTCAGTCGGGCTATGCCTCGGACGAAGTGCAGAAGTCAAGTACGAAACGCGAAAGCAATTCGTCACCCGATTTGGGTATACACAGCGATACGGGACGTGTGTCTAGCGTGGAATTGTCAAATCTGCAGCGCTCGCTGCTAAAGACTGTGCCTATGCCCAGCGGTGGTGAGAAGGTCACGCAGGAAG ATGTCAGATACAGCAAACAGGATAAGAGTAGCATGAATGCACTAGCGAGCAAGCGTCCACAACACAGCTCATCCTCTGATCTGGGTATTGAGAGCGATACGGGACGCACGTCCAGCATGGATATCAAAAATG AATCCCCAACCCGCACAGAGACGGATGACAGCAACACAGAGAATAAGATGAGTGTGGCGAACGTAAACACGAGTGCCACCGCCACCGCTGGCGCCAACGCAGGCACCCACCCCATACACGATTGCATTAAGGTAGAACAAGAAAATGCCGAATTGCGACGCAAACTCGTACAAACGAAGCGCGCATTCGAAGAGACCTATAAGAAATTGCACATTGCAAATCAGCGTAAAGAAACCTTCCAGAAAGAGATTAAAGATCAAATactaaaaacgaaaaatgtacTAAAATATGCGCGCCTACATATGGCTAAAGTGCAGCAACCTAATGCACCACATCATCATGAAACCGAAGCACATGAGCAAGAAACACAACAcaatcaacaacagcaaaaacaacatcatcatcatcaacaacaacaacaacgtaatGTAACAAATGATGGTGGCGCCAGCACGTCCAAATCAA ttaGCTATCGCAGAGGATATTGA
- the LOC126755503 gene encoding centrosomin isoform X2 has translation MSDNMRVNVSKERADAEMANAAAAAGSHPDVDEEISVIQNMTSFLLEHGGAEVDSKVLRTIAEALSKRLNDTSPSTLKDVTMEHSYGVGFPCVSLQGHGTTSPPVQGRSVREFEEQMASLRKENFNLKLRLYFLEESVPGYHQANAEGHESLMKQLIETKVEIEILRKELEQKQELLKEAAQAMNHMEEIQKETESKGQAFIEELKQKIQFLEMERDLDKTQQSGFMNDLLGHSEISENVNTLQKIRELEGMVTQSESKIMAMQTQNNKFEELLAKRDETIKEYEEKVKELAFQNAELLEMMENKEKDMANIERDLKEKKIALADKLCELDDAQQELVKLRKSYDTACRTLQQLLQREKQQQQDGGNRALSDSEALQNHLQKCDHEHTIKNLEAEVKKKTAALQNLVNNELWQKNREIERLTKLVNANTTSPLSPTAARKNLESLQLQQSFTESDYAKALEHNKLLQRKVDVLNQRLISGRSNEALIEELRLEARTARAEADNAETCRVAYAKVFGALSDRLYELAGFLNSLMKHKEVLSFLSTDRRRAMRTAVDCSLDLSTSIRETLTTGDQSFEGLSNLSRLLLDDDEHDVVGLTNKTFNSHEQLRARHSFDVLRSENKALRKILDSRRSCGGTADYAKDAKDRRSLPPFLLDNLSESEAWSEPDRQVSMARIGLEEHGAAAANVSVKDTISKQAPATADTDSESESDALQQSRTTKLRNQERIAQLEKLIAQRDERILMVQFQLVEADNNLKKESLRAISLTQEVEQLRQRNEELITDLIAIGSEPSNTSNPTINSSVIQRQIDEKTRAVEQLQAERDRIAVEARLAEVQVGALKADIEDIKQKYEIQLKLASEKERQRLDTLKHELEELMQQRLKEQERIHKDTLTREWIARTTYEECKAQLTELQTQYIEAQRNIDYLTENEQELKESLITSEMEVRSLKKQLDESVLQASKFITERTKLYNEKLQVEKRLMDLQQQLSTAEIQHTTTAQRVKELEALQQTLNEQLAQAQLALAAKRLNASDASQSGYASDEVQKSSTKRESNSSPDLGIHSDTGRVSSVELSNLQRSLLKTVPMPSGGEKVTQEDVRYSKQDKSSMNALASKRPQHSSSSDLGIESDTGRTSSMDIKNESPTRTETDDSNTENKMSVANVNTSATATAGANAGTHPIHDCIKVEQENAELRRKLVQTKRAFEETYKKLHIANQRKETFQKEIKDQILKTKNVLKYARLHMAKVQQPNAPHHHETEAHEQETQHNQQQQKQHHHHQQQQQLSYRRGY, from the exons CACGAGTCCGAGCACACTGAAGGATGTTACAATGGAGCATTCAT ATGGTGTTGGATTTCCCTGTGTCAGCCTACAGGGTCACGGCACGACCTCGCCGCCGGTGCAGGGTCGCTCCGTGCGCGAATTCGAAGAGCAAATGGCTTCGCTGCGCAAAGAGAATTTCAATTTGAAGCTGCGTTTATATTTTCTCGAGGAGAGTGTGCCCGGTTATCATCAAGCGAATGCCGAGGGTCATGAATCGCTTATGAAGCAGCTGATCGAAACAAAG gttgaaattgaaattttacgtAAGGAACTGGAGCAGAAACAGGAGTTATTAAAGGAAGCTGCGCAGGCTATGAATCACATGGAGGAGATACAGAAAGAAACTGAGTCAAAGGGGCAGGCTTTTATTGAGGAGCTCAAGCAGAAGATACAGTTTTTGGAG ATGGAACGCGATTTGGATAAGACTCAGCAAAGCGGTTTTATGAACGATTTGCTAGGACATTCAGAGATTTCAGAAAATGTCAATACTTTACAAAAA ATACGTGAGCTTGAGGGCATGGTCACACAGTCGGAGAGTAAAATAATGGCAATGCAAACACAGAACAACAAGTTCGAAGAGTTGCTTGCGAAGCGTGATGAGACAATCAAGGAATATGAGGAGAAAGTGAAGGAATTGGCTTTCCAAAATGCTGAACTCTTGGAGATGATGGAGAACAAGGAAAAGGATATGGCCAATATTGAG cgcGACTTGAAGGAAAAGAAGATCGCGTTGGCTGATAAATTGTGCGAGTTGGACGATGCGCAACAGGAGTTGGTGAAGCTGCGCAAAAGCTATGACACCGCCTGTCGTACGCTGCAACAGCTCTTGCAACGCgagaagcagcagcaacaagatGGCGGCAATCGTGCTTTGAGCGACTCGGAGGCCTTGCAAAATCACTTGCAGAAATGCGATCATGAGCATACGATCAAGAATCTTGAAGCCGAAGTCAAGAAGAAGACTGCAGCCTTGCAG AATCTCGTCAACAATGAACTTTGGCAAAAGAATCGTGAAATCGAACGTCTCACAAAGTTGGTCAATGCTAATACGACATCACCACTCTCACCAACAGCCGCCCGCAAGAATCTTGAGTCCCTCCAATTGCAGCAATCATTCACCGAAAGTGACTACGCCAAAGCGCTGGAGCACAACAAACTGCTGCAACGTAAAGTGGATGTGCTGAATCAGCGTTTGATCAGTGGACGTAGCAATGAAGCGCTGATCGAAGAATTGCGCTTGGAAGCGCGTACAGCACGTGCCGAAGCCGACAATGCAGAAACCTGTCGAGTCGCATATGCAAAAGTTTTCGGTGCGCTATCGGATCGTCTCTACGAGTTGGCCGGTTTCCTCAATTCGCTTATGAAGCACAAGGAGGTGTTGAGCTTCCTGTCAACGGATCGACGACGTGCCATGCGCACGGCTGTCGACTGCAGTCTCGATTTGTCGACGAGCATACGTGAGACGCTGACCACCGGCGATCAAAGCTTTGAAGGTTTAAGCAATTTATCGCGCCTGCTATTGGACGACGATGAACATGACGTTGTTGGACTCACCAATAAGACATTCAATTCGCACGAACAATTGCGTGCGCGTCACTCCTTCGATGTGCTGCGCTCGGAGAATAAGGCTTTGCGTAAGATATTGGATAGTCGCCGCAGTTGTGGCGGCACTGCGGACTATGCGAAGGATGCCAAAGACCGACGCTCATTGCCACCATTTTTGTTGGATAATCTGAGCGAATCGGAGGCCTGGTCCGAACCAGATCGTCAAGTATCGATGGCGCGCATCGGACTGGAGGAACACGGCGCTGCAGCGGCAAATGTCTCAGTGAAGGACACGATCAGCAAGCAAGCGCCTGCAACAGCCGACACTGACAGCGAGAGCGAAAGTGATGCCTTGCAGCAGAGCCGCACAACAAAATTGCGCAATCAGGAGCGTATTGCGCAGCTGGAGAAGTTGATTGCACAGCGTGATGAGCGCATCTTAATGGTGCAGTTTCAATTGGTCGAGGCTGACAACAATCTGAAGAAGGAATCTCTACGTGCCATATCGCTGACGCAAGAAGTCGAACAGTTGCGTCAACGCAATGAAGAATTAATCACCGATCTAATCGCGATCGGCAGTGAGCCATCCAATACTAGCAACCCTACCATCAACAGCTCGGTTATACAGCGGCAGATTGATGAAAAAACGCGCGCCGTCGAACAATTGCAAGCGGAGCGTGATCGTATCGCGGTGGAGGCGCGACTCGCCGAAGTGCAAGTGGGCGCGCTGAAGGCCGACATTGAAGACATCAAGCAGAAGTATGAAATACAATTGAAGTTGGCCAGCGAAAAAGAGCGTCAGCGCTTGGATACGCTCAAGCATGAATTGGAGGAGCTCATGCAACAGCGCCTGAAGGAGCAGGAGCGCATACACAAGGACACATTGACGCGTGAATGGATTGCACGCACCACTTACGAAGAGTGCAAAGCGCAATTAACCGAACTGCAAACACAATACATTGAGGCGCAACGCAACATCGACTACCTGACGGAAAACGAGCAAGAGCTCAAAGAATCGCTGATCACCAGCGAAATGGAAGTGCGCAGCCTGAAAAAGCAATTGGACGAAAGCGTGCTGCAAGCATCCAAATTTATTACCGAACGCACAAAACTATACAATGAGAAGTTGCAAGTAGAGAAACGTTTAATGGACTTACAACAACAGCTGAGCACAGCTGAAATACAACACACGACAACAGCACAGCGTGTCAAAGAGCTGGAAGCGCTGCAACAAACGCTGAACGAACAATTGGCGCAAGCGCAATTAGCCTTGGCAGCTAAACGCCTAAATGCCAGCGATGCATCTCAGTCGGGCTATGCCTCGGACGAAGTGCAGAAGTCAAGTACGAAACGCGAAAGCAATTCGTCACCCGATTTGGGTATACACAGCGATACGGGACGTGTGTCTAGCGTGGAATTGTCAAATCTGCAGCGCTCGCTGCTAAAGACTGTGCCTATGCCCAGCGGTGGTGAGAAGGTCACGCAGGAAG ATGTCAGATACAGCAAACAGGATAAGAGTAGCATGAATGCACTAGCGAGCAAGCGTCCACAACACAGCTCATCCTCTGATCTGGGTATTGAGAGCGATACGGGACGCACGTCCAGCATGGATATCAAAAATG AATCCCCAACCCGCACAGAGACGGATGACAGCAACACAGAGAATAAGATGAGTGTGGCGAACGTAAACACGAGTGCCACCGCCACCGCTGGCGCCAACGCAGGCACCCACCCCATACACGATTGCATTAAGGTAGAACAAGAAAATGCCGAATTGCGACGCAAACTCGTACAAACGAAGCGCGCATTCGAAGAGACCTATAAGAAATTGCACATTGCAAATCAGCGTAAAGAAACCTTCCAGAAAGAGATTAAAGATCAAATactaaaaacgaaaaatgtacTAAAATATGCGCGCCTACATATGGCTAAAGTGCAGCAACCTAATGCACCACATCATCATGAAACCGAAGCACATGAGCAAGAAACACAACAcaatcaacaacagcaaaaacaacatcatcatcatcaacaacaacaacaac ttaGCTATCGCAGAGGATATTGA
- the LOC126755503 gene encoding centrosomin isoform X1 — MSDNMRVNVSKERADAEMANAAAAAGSHPDVDEEISVIQNMTSFLLEHGGAEVDSKVLRTIAEALSKRLNDTSPSTLKDVTMEHSYGVGFPCVSLQGHGTTSPPVQGRSVREFEEQMASLRKENFNLKLRLYFLEESVPGYHQANAEGHESLMKQLIETKVEIEILRKELEQKQELLKEAAQAMNHMEEIQKETESKGQAFIEELKQKIQFLEMERDLDKTQQSGFMNDLLGHSEISENVNTLQKIRELEGMVTQSESKIMAMQTQNNKFEELLAKRDETIKEYEEKVKELAFQNAELLEMMENKEKDMANIERDLKEKKIALADKLCELDDAQQELVKLRKSYDTACRTLQQLLQREKQQQQDGGNRALSDSEALQNHLQKCDHEHTIKNLEAEVKKKTAALQNLVNNELWQKNREIERLTKLVNANTTSPLSPTAARKNLESLQLQQSFTESDYAKALEHNKLLQRKVDVLNQRLISGRSNEALIEELRLEARTARAEADNAETCRVAYAKVFGALSDRLYELAGFLNSLMKHKEVLSFLSTDRRRAMRTAVDCSLDLSTSIRETLTTGDQSFEGLSNLSRLLLDDDEHDVVGLTNKTFNSHEQLRARHSFDVLRSENKALRKILDSRRSCGGTADYAKDAKDRRSLPPFLLDNLSESEAWSEPDRQVSMARIGLEEHGAAAANVSVKDTISKQAPATADTDSESESDALQQSRTTKLRNQERIAQLEKLIAQRDERILMVQFQLVEADNNLKKESLRAISLTQEVEQLRQRNEELITDLIAIGSEPSNTSNPTINSSVIQRQIDEKTRAVEQLQAERDRIAVEARLAEVQVGALKADIEDIKQKYEIQLKLASEKERQRLDTLKHELEELMQQRLKEQERIHKDTLTREWIARTTYEECKAQLTELQTQYIEAQRNIDYLTENEQELKESLITSEMEVRSLKKQLDESVLQASKFITERTKLYNEKLQVEKRLMDLQQQLSTAEIQHTTTAQRVKELEALQQTLNEQLAQAQLALAAKRLNASDASQSGYASDEVQKSSTKRESNSSPDLGIHSDTGRVSSVELSNLQRSLLKTVPMPSGGEKVTQEDVRYSKQDKSSMNALASKRPQHSSSSDLGIESDTGRTSSMDIKNESPTRTETDDSNTENKMSVANVNTSATATAGANAGTHPIHDCIKVEQENAELRRKLVQTKRAFEETYKKLHIANQRKETFQKEIKDQILKTKNVLKYARLHMAKVQQPNAPHHHETEAHEQETQHNQQQQKQHHHHQQQQQRNVTNDGGASTSKSISYRRGY, encoded by the exons CACGAGTCCGAGCACACTGAAGGATGTTACAATGGAGCATTCAT ATGGTGTTGGATTTCCCTGTGTCAGCCTACAGGGTCACGGCACGACCTCGCCGCCGGTGCAGGGTCGCTCCGTGCGCGAATTCGAAGAGCAAATGGCTTCGCTGCGCAAAGAGAATTTCAATTTGAAGCTGCGTTTATATTTTCTCGAGGAGAGTGTGCCCGGTTATCATCAAGCGAATGCCGAGGGTCATGAATCGCTTATGAAGCAGCTGATCGAAACAAAG gttgaaattgaaattttacgtAAGGAACTGGAGCAGAAACAGGAGTTATTAAAGGAAGCTGCGCAGGCTATGAATCACATGGAGGAGATACAGAAAGAAACTGAGTCAAAGGGGCAGGCTTTTATTGAGGAGCTCAAGCAGAAGATACAGTTTTTGGAG ATGGAACGCGATTTGGATAAGACTCAGCAAAGCGGTTTTATGAACGATTTGCTAGGACATTCAGAGATTTCAGAAAATGTCAATACTTTACAAAAA ATACGTGAGCTTGAGGGCATGGTCACACAGTCGGAGAGTAAAATAATGGCAATGCAAACACAGAACAACAAGTTCGAAGAGTTGCTTGCGAAGCGTGATGAGACAATCAAGGAATATGAGGAGAAAGTGAAGGAATTGGCTTTCCAAAATGCTGAACTCTTGGAGATGATGGAGAACAAGGAAAAGGATATGGCCAATATTGAG cgcGACTTGAAGGAAAAGAAGATCGCGTTGGCTGATAAATTGTGCGAGTTGGACGATGCGCAACAGGAGTTGGTGAAGCTGCGCAAAAGCTATGACACCGCCTGTCGTACGCTGCAACAGCTCTTGCAACGCgagaagcagcagcaacaagatGGCGGCAATCGTGCTTTGAGCGACTCGGAGGCCTTGCAAAATCACTTGCAGAAATGCGATCATGAGCATACGATCAAGAATCTTGAAGCCGAAGTCAAGAAGAAGACTGCAGCCTTGCAG AATCTCGTCAACAATGAACTTTGGCAAAAGAATCGTGAAATCGAACGTCTCACAAAGTTGGTCAATGCTAATACGACATCACCACTCTCACCAACAGCCGCCCGCAAGAATCTTGAGTCCCTCCAATTGCAGCAATCATTCACCGAAAGTGACTACGCCAAAGCGCTGGAGCACAACAAACTGCTGCAACGTAAAGTGGATGTGCTGAATCAGCGTTTGATCAGTGGACGTAGCAATGAAGCGCTGATCGAAGAATTGCGCTTGGAAGCGCGTACAGCACGTGCCGAAGCCGACAATGCAGAAACCTGTCGAGTCGCATATGCAAAAGTTTTCGGTGCGCTATCGGATCGTCTCTACGAGTTGGCCGGTTTCCTCAATTCGCTTATGAAGCACAAGGAGGTGTTGAGCTTCCTGTCAACGGATCGACGACGTGCCATGCGCACGGCTGTCGACTGCAGTCTCGATTTGTCGACGAGCATACGTGAGACGCTGACCACCGGCGATCAAAGCTTTGAAGGTTTAAGCAATTTATCGCGCCTGCTATTGGACGACGATGAACATGACGTTGTTGGACTCACCAATAAGACATTCAATTCGCACGAACAATTGCGTGCGCGTCACTCCTTCGATGTGCTGCGCTCGGAGAATAAGGCTTTGCGTAAGATATTGGATAGTCGCCGCAGTTGTGGCGGCACTGCGGACTATGCGAAGGATGCCAAAGACCGACGCTCATTGCCACCATTTTTGTTGGATAATCTGAGCGAATCGGAGGCCTGGTCCGAACCAGATCGTCAAGTATCGATGGCGCGCATCGGACTGGAGGAACACGGCGCTGCAGCGGCAAATGTCTCAGTGAAGGACACGATCAGCAAGCAAGCGCCTGCAACAGCCGACACTGACAGCGAGAGCGAAAGTGATGCCTTGCAGCAGAGCCGCACAACAAAATTGCGCAATCAGGAGCGTATTGCGCAGCTGGAGAAGTTGATTGCACAGCGTGATGAGCGCATCTTAATGGTGCAGTTTCAATTGGTCGAGGCTGACAACAATCTGAAGAAGGAATCTCTACGTGCCATATCGCTGACGCAAGAAGTCGAACAGTTGCGTCAACGCAATGAAGAATTAATCACCGATCTAATCGCGATCGGCAGTGAGCCATCCAATACTAGCAACCCTACCATCAACAGCTCGGTTATACAGCGGCAGATTGATGAAAAAACGCGCGCCGTCGAACAATTGCAAGCGGAGCGTGATCGTATCGCGGTGGAGGCGCGACTCGCCGAAGTGCAAGTGGGCGCGCTGAAGGCCGACATTGAAGACATCAAGCAGAAGTATGAAATACAATTGAAGTTGGCCAGCGAAAAAGAGCGTCAGCGCTTGGATACGCTCAAGCATGAATTGGAGGAGCTCATGCAACAGCGCCTGAAGGAGCAGGAGCGCATACACAAGGACACATTGACGCGTGAATGGATTGCACGCACCACTTACGAAGAGTGCAAAGCGCAATTAACCGAACTGCAAACACAATACATTGAGGCGCAACGCAACATCGACTACCTGACGGAAAACGAGCAAGAGCTCAAAGAATCGCTGATCACCAGCGAAATGGAAGTGCGCAGCCTGAAAAAGCAATTGGACGAAAGCGTGCTGCAAGCATCCAAATTTATTACCGAACGCACAAAACTATACAATGAGAAGTTGCAAGTAGAGAAACGTTTAATGGACTTACAACAACAGCTGAGCACAGCTGAAATACAACACACGACAACAGCACAGCGTGTCAAAGAGCTGGAAGCGCTGCAACAAACGCTGAACGAACAATTGGCGCAAGCGCAATTAGCCTTGGCAGCTAAACGCCTAAATGCCAGCGATGCATCTCAGTCGGGCTATGCCTCGGACGAAGTGCAGAAGTCAAGTACGAAACGCGAAAGCAATTCGTCACCCGATTTGGGTATACACAGCGATACGGGACGTGTGTCTAGCGTGGAATTGTCAAATCTGCAGCGCTCGCTGCTAAAGACTGTGCCTATGCCCAGCGGTGGTGAGAAGGTCACGCAGGAAG ATGTCAGATACAGCAAACAGGATAAGAGTAGCATGAATGCACTAGCGAGCAAGCGTCCACAACACAGCTCATCCTCTGATCTGGGTATTGAGAGCGATACGGGACGCACGTCCAGCATGGATATCAAAAATG AATCCCCAACCCGCACAGAGACGGATGACAGCAACACAGAGAATAAGATGAGTGTGGCGAACGTAAACACGAGTGCCACCGCCACCGCTGGCGCCAACGCAGGCACCCACCCCATACACGATTGCATTAAGGTAGAACAAGAAAATGCCGAATTGCGACGCAAACTCGTACAAACGAAGCGCGCATTCGAAGAGACCTATAAGAAATTGCACATTGCAAATCAGCGTAAAGAAACCTTCCAGAAAGAGATTAAAGATCAAATactaaaaacgaaaaatgtacTAAAATATGCGCGCCTACATATGGCTAAAGTGCAGCAACCTAATGCACCACATCATCATGAAACCGAAGCACATGAGCAAGAAACACAACAcaatcaacaacagcaaaaacaacatcatcatcatcaacaacaacaacaacgtaatGTAACAAATGATGGTGGCGCCAGCACGTCCAAATCAA ttaGCTATCGCAGAGGATATTGA